In Patescibacteria group bacterium, the following proteins share a genomic window:
- a CDS encoding Ig-like domain-containing protein encodes MAEKIKKGFFKVLPWSMVILLIASVSIGIWYSFPVHLAKAAALAPLTTTYIDLNTDGTVDNIKLTFTNVTACTYEASDWTVAVAGTINVTAVTGFTNSASCTTDEYINVAVTTTSQITGGVTNPQIIYTNGGTLGSVVADANDGTATFTATDASKPVIKTITYKDADGDGKIDRMTLTYTETVTAASVLAANDLIFGDVGSFFGAAFGANNTDLISGSVASTDVNLGTEASIVATHDDSGTLAVSTQNVFSLTDGTNTNSTTGNQSQATYADGAGPVLIGGQYTDDDGDGDLNFLNVSWSEDVVVTGSTAVDWTITGGSVNAVYATSGDFPLAVTYPLVVTSDPNETGGAVDPTVSYDNDDLNGSVVDSYSNAAGTTGPVSVVDMASPIAVSAVYKDTNNNGTVDRIDITLSVDVGLTCSWDAGDWLIPTPGSITAASPSACGISGNDVQITISADANETGGMTDPTINYVNASPKNSVADGSMNSMQPFASPVTATDGAAPVFLTTSPADNATGVEMAANLVITFSEPMTTASVTGAIARVPSFTLGSAAWTVGDTVLTYASHDAWAGMQNYVITLAGTIASAAAGDGNLGAGPVANPFDFTTVGGSSGGGVSSMPDSVTVTAPSGGESWVGNSSHNITWSTTGATISKVKLLYSLDSGINFPHTIATNETNDGTYSWTVPNVANGTAKIKIEGYDSSSLLVTSDISDANFAITYVTPAPGTPETPGTPGTPSVPETPLNELQTGDLFKSPLSTSVYYYGSDGKRHVFPNEKTYKSWYVDFTGIKTISASQLQGLTLGKNVTVRPGTVLLKIQTDPKVYAVEPGGLLRWVPTEARIKILYGDDWATKIIDVPLAFWGDYSFGSDISTDTHPTGALVQYTGTTDKYYIQGAEKRKVTTAGFAVNNFRSEYVLAIPATLYYAPGVDITGAESALTSIY; translated from the coding sequence ATGGCAGAAAAAATCAAAAAAGGCTTTTTCAAAGTATTGCCATGGTCAATGGTGATACTTTTAATTGCCAGTGTGTCTATTGGCATCTGGTACAGTTTTCCGGTTCATTTGGCAAAGGCAGCCGCCCTGGCGCCGCTTACTACCACATACATAGATCTGAACACCGACGGAACGGTTGACAACATCAAACTTACTTTTACGAATGTTACCGCCTGCACCTACGAAGCGAGCGATTGGACCGTAGCCGTGGCTGGAACGATAAATGTAACGGCCGTGACTGGTTTTACCAATTCCGCTAGCTGCACGACTGACGAATATATCAATGTGGCCGTAACCACCACATCTCAAATTACCGGCGGAGTTACTAACCCACAAATTATTTATACAAATGGAGGCACGTTAGGGAGTGTAGTCGCCGACGCAAATGACGGTACAGCGACCTTCACGGCTACCGACGCTTCAAAGCCAGTCATCAAAACAATTACTTACAAAGATGCTGATGGCGACGGGAAAATTGACCGCATGACCCTTACTTATACAGAAACCGTCACCGCCGCTTCAGTCCTCGCGGCCAATGACTTGATCTTCGGCGATGTAGGTAGTTTCTTTGGCGCGGCTTTTGGCGCTAATAACACTGACCTTATTTCTGGTTCTGTTGCTTCGACTGACGTCAATCTCGGGACGGAAGCAAGTATTGTCGCTACACATGATGATTCTGGTACTCTAGCGGTTTCCACTCAAAATGTGTTTTCTTTGACTGATGGGACAAACACAAATAGCACTACTGGCAATCAATCTCAAGCCACTTACGCCGATGGTGCTGGCCCGGTTCTTATCGGCGGGCAATATACTGATGATGATGGCGACGGAGACCTTAATTTTCTTAATGTCTCTTGGTCTGAAGATGTAGTGGTGACTGGCAGTACAGCAGTTGATTGGACGATTACCGGAGGTTCGGTGAATGCAGTTTATGCAACTTCCGGTGACTTTCCCTTGGCTGTTACATATCCATTAGTAGTTACCTCTGACCCTAATGAAACGGGCGGAGCGGTTGATCCGACAGTTTCTTATGATAATGATGATTTAAATGGCAGCGTAGTAGATAGTTATTCTAACGCTGCTGGTACGACGGGGCCAGTTTCTGTAGTTGACATGGCTTCGCCGATTGCAGTTTCCGCGGTTTACAAAGACACAAACAACAATGGCACGGTTGACCGCATTGACATTACCTTGAGCGTTGACGTTGGTTTAACCTGCAGTTGGGACGCGGGAGATTGGTTAATTCCAACGCCCGGCAGCATCACAGCAGCCTCTCCTTCGGCTTGCGGCATTTCGGGCAATGATGTTCAGATTACTATTTCAGCTGACGCGAATGAAACTGGCGGAATGACTGATCCAACAATTAATTATGTTAATGCGTCCCCCAAAAATAGCGTAGCTGATGGCTCGATGAATTCAATGCAACCTTTTGCCAGCCCGGTTACCGCAACCGACGGCGCCGCTCCGGTTTTTTTGACTACTTCTCCGGCGGACAACGCAACTGGCGTGGAGATGGCCGCGAATTTGGTTATCACTTTCTCTGAACCAATGACTACAGCCTCTGTCACGGGTGCAATTGCCAGAGTTCCATCATTTACTCTCGGCTCGGCGGCTTGGACAGTTGGCGATACAGTTTTGACTTATGCTTCTCACGACGCATGGGCTGGTATGCAGAACTATGTCATCACTTTAGCTGGAACAATCGCCTCGGCGGCGGCTGGTGACGGCAATCTCGGTGCTGGTCCAGTTGCCAATCCCTTTGACTTCACTACCGTTGGAGGTTCAAGCGGCGGAGGAGTGAGCAGTATGCCCGACTCTGTTACGGTTACGGCTCCGAGTGGTGGCGAATCTTGGGTCGGAAATTCAAGCCACAACATTACTTGGTCGACGACAGGTGCAACTATCAGCAAAGTAAAACTATTATATTCTCTTGACTCCGGCATCAATTTTCCACACACAATCGCTACGAACGAAACGAACGATGGCACCTATTCTTGGACTGTTCCCAACGTGGCGAACGGTACGGCGAAAATCAAAATTGAAGGATATGATTCAAGCAGTCTCCTCGTGACATCAGATATTTCCGATGCGAACTTTGCCATCACCTATGTCACTCCCGCGCCTGGAACGCCGGAAACCCCAGGCACTCCAGGAACGCCAAGCGTTCCAGAAACTCCTTTGAACGAGCTACAGACAGGAGATCTTTTTAAGAGCCCCTTAAGCACTTCAGTTTATTACTACGGCTCCGACGGGAAACGTCACGTCTTCCCGAATGAAAAGACCTACAAGAGTTGGTATGTGGATTTCACCGGTATCAAGACTATTTCCGCCTCTCAACTTCAGGGTCTAACTCTCGGCAAAAACGTCACGGTCCGTCCCGGTACTGTTCTTTTGAAAATCCAAACTGATCCCAAGGTTTACGCGGTTGAACCAGGCGGCCTTCTCCGCTGGGTTCCGACCGAAGCAAGAATTAAAATTCTTTACGGCGATGACTGGGCAACGAAGATCATCGACGTGCCTCTTGCCTTCTGGGGCGATTACTCCTTCGGTTCTGACATTTCAACCGATACCCACCCGACCGGCGCCCTAGTTCAATATACCGGCACCACGGACAAGTACTACATCCAGGGCGCGGAGAAAAGAAAAGTCACAACCGCCGGCTTCGCGGTCAACAACTTCCGGAGCGAATATGTCCTCGCTATTCCCGCTACTCTTTACTATGCCCCTGGCGTGGATATTACCGGAGCGGAGAGCGCTTTGACGTCGATTTATTAG
- a CDS encoding invasin domain 3-containing protein — MAEQIKKGFFKVLPLSVVMLMIISISLGVWYSMPVKLAKAAALAPLTTTYRDANANGTVDNVRLTFTNVTACTYEAGDWSVALAGTVGVTGVTGFTNSASCTTDEYIDVAVTVSTTNTTGGAVNPQITYTNQGTLASVVADANDGTATFTATDAAAPVYVSSKTLDNNKNGTVDYIKITYSESILDSSVAGTDFAAGIADTTVGNLTESYASLTPATGNEIDAANDAYIYVGVTSGTETISTNKTDYTLKIEQVDAVTDSIPNSLASFTLKTSTDGAAPYLVSAAYTDSTADGKVDQVAFAFSEVTTFTAITAADWAFSTAGDVGLVGDFALAECVGSGTVATITCTDVGTGTVDATAARTGKQSGAGTEPAFTYTNNTNNISDGGGGNNTPTFGPISLVDVAAPVIATTSPADNATDVALDANLVITFSETMTTSSVTGAIARTPAFTLGAASWNAASTILTFSAHDAFAGMQLYAVTLAGTIASAATTDGNLGAGPVANPFDFTTVAASSGGGGGGLPASVSVTTPNGGETLVGGGTYNVTWSSTGTVTDLLSIYYSTDSGINFLNTIATGETNDSAYTWIVPNTATGTAKIKVVSGSLNDISDANFTITYSASAVSAANSTISATPATVTANGTTESTVTITVKDASSNLLSGKVVTLASSRGTSDTVTTVTGTTGANGVATFKVKSSTAGTSTYTATAAGVVLSGTATVVFTAPGEVGETPTAINVGDLIKSPLSTSVYYYGSDGKRHLFPNEKTYKSWYVDFSGIKSVSASQLQGIALGHNVTVRPGTVLLKIQTDPKVYAVEPGGLLRWVPTEARASTLYGSAWATKIIDVPLVFWVDYTFGSDITTDIHPTGAVVQYTGTTDKYYVQGTEKRLISTVGFTGNHFQLSNVLTVPTSITYTTGTPLTAEETSLSRIY; from the coding sequence ATGGCAGAACAAATCAAAAAGGGTTTTTTCAAAGTATTGCCATTGTCGGTGGTAATGCTCATGATCATAAGCATCTCTCTTGGCGTTTGGTACAGTATGCCGGTTAAACTGGCAAAAGCAGCCGCCCTGGCGCCTCTCACTACCACATACCGAGACGCGAATGCTAACGGAACAGTTGACAACGTCAGACTTACTTTCACGAATGTTACCGCTTGCACTTATGAAGCGGGTGACTGGTCAGTGGCCTTGGCCGGGACAGTTGGTGTGACGGGCGTAACCGGATTTACCAATTCCGCTAGCTGCACGACTGACGAATATATTGATGTGGCTGTCACGGTTTCTACTACCAATACTACTGGCGGAGCTGTTAATCCGCAAATTACTTACACAAACCAAGGCACGTTAGCGAGCGTAGTCGCTGATGCAAATGACGGCACGGCGACCTTCACGGCGACTGATGCGGCCGCTCCGGTTTATGTCAGCTCCAAAACATTGGATAACAACAAAAATGGCACAGTCGACTATATTAAAATAACCTATTCAGAATCAATTCTTGATAGTTCGGTAGCAGGTACTGATTTTGCGGCTGGTATTGCTGATACAACAGTTGGGAATCTAACTGAGTCATACGCTTCCCTTACTCCCGCCACTGGCAATGAAATAGATGCAGCCAATGATGCTTATATCTACGTTGGCGTAACTTCAGGCACTGAGACAATTTCTACGAACAAAACAGATTACACCTTAAAGATTGAACAAGTTGACGCAGTTACTGACAGTATTCCGAACAGTCTTGCTTCTTTTACTCTCAAAACCTCCACTGACGGCGCCGCTCCTTATCTCGTTTCTGCAGCTTACACAGATTCTACCGCTGACGGTAAGGTTGACCAAGTGGCTTTTGCCTTTTCTGAAGTAACAACCTTTACCGCGATTACTGCCGCGGATTGGGCATTCTCCACAGCTGGCGATGTCGGACTTGTTGGTGATTTCGCCCTTGCCGAATGCGTGGGTTCAGGGACCGTAGCCACTATTACTTGCACTGACGTTGGCACGGGTACGGTTGACGCCACTGCCGCGAGAACCGGTAAGCAAAGTGGGGCCGGCACTGAACCAGCTTTTACTTATACTAATAACACCAATAACATTAGTGATGGCGGCGGTGGAAATAATACTCCCACTTTTGGTCCGATATCCTTGGTTGACGTCGCCGCTCCAGTCATTGCGACCACCTCTCCGGCCGACAACGCAACTGATGTGGCTTTGGACGCGAATCTTGTCATCACTTTTTCCGAGACGATGACTACATCCTCTGTTACCGGCGCGATAGCTAGAACTCCTGCCTTTACTCTTGGCGCGGCGTCATGGAACGCTGCGAGTACAATTCTTACTTTTTCCGCTCACGACGCTTTCGCCGGCATGCAGCTCTACGCCGTCACCTTAGCCGGAACAATCGCCTCAGCAGCCACAACTGACGGAAATCTTGGCGCCGGTCCGGTGGCCAATCCCTTTGACTTTACCACTGTCGCGGCTTCAAGCGGCGGCGGCGGAGGAGGATTACCTGCTTCTGTCTCGGTCACAACTCCGAATGGCGGAGAAACCCTGGTCGGTGGCGGAACTTACAATGTTACTTGGTCGTCAACCGGAACCGTTACTGATCTCCTAAGCATTTATTACTCAACTGACTCTGGTATTAATTTCCTAAACACGATTGCTACCGGAGAAACAAACGACAGCGCCTACACTTGGATCGTGCCAAATACTGCAACCGGAACTGCCAAAATAAAAGTGGTGAGCGGAAGTTTAAACGATATTTCTGACGCCAATTTTACCATTACTTATTCTGCCTCGGCGGTTTCTGCCGCGAACTCCACCATTTCCGCAACGCCCGCAACAGTCACGGCTAATGGGACAACGGAATCAACGGTGACCATCACTGTGAAAGACGCGAGCAGCAATCTTCTCTCGGGCAAAGTTGTAACTTTGGCTTCTTCTCGCGGCACTTCTGATACTGTGACGACCGTGACGGGCACGACTGGCGCAAATGGTGTGGCTACCTTTAAAGTTAAATCAAGTACGGCTGGCACTTCAACTTATACGGCGACCGCCGCGGGTGTGGTACTTTCCGGTACTGCCACAGTCGTCTTTACGGCTCCGGGAGAAGTCGGGGAAACGCCGACCGCGATCAATGTCGGCGACTTAATCAAGAGCCCGCTTTCCACTTCGGTTTATTACTATGGTTCTGATGGAAAGCGCCACCTCTTTCCAAATGAGAAAACCTACAAATCCTGGTACGTTGATTTCTCCGGAATTAAGTCCGTCTCTGCCTCGCAACTTCAAGGTATTGCCCTCGGTCATAATGTTACTGTCCGCCCTGGCACAGTGCTCTTGAAAATTCAAACAGATCCTAAGGTTTATGCCGTTGAACCGGGCGGTCTTCTCCGCTGGGTCCCGACCGAAGCGCGGGCTTCTACACTTTACGGTTCTGCTTGGGCGACAAAGATAATTGATGTGCCGCTTGTCTTCTGGGTTGACTACACCTTTGGTTCTGACATTACGACGGACATTCATCCAACCGGCGCTGTGGTTCAATACACAGGCACGACTGACAAATATTATGTCCAAGGCACGGAAAAGCGCCTGATCTCTACCGTCGGCTTTACGGGAAACCACTTCCAGTTGTCAAACGTCCTTACTGTCCCGACTTCCATTACCTACACAACTGGCACGCCCTTGACGGCCGAGGAGACATCTTTGTCGAGGATTTACTAG
- a CDS encoding invasin domain 3-containing protein, protein ESSDVTDGNAADGFPAITLVASSGTATIGNADYAAAATTTLTLTIAASATGNTAITVTPTYAVAGAGQIDDVAAANNEMADAETVAGADGAAPIVTAVALSLTSSNVITFTYSEVMTVTNGASTATKGDTTVAGTVAGFGSFATAGNVTVATVKNTVGGNGTTVLTVTLANEAASYLAGTSTTEPSGVFTPVGSAEVKDAVNLQVNTVNTPTTTGGGSWDLAKPTITSVTVSDAASNDGKIDRAVLVLNSAMRDANVTDSNGALGGLAGTFTTGAPNDATTTFNITDPSTQPVNTALGAHTSFLYSGATTLITDLVGNLLDTTVDGQIAAADIVETDGAQPIVTAVALSLTSNRDVITFTYSEAMTVTNGASATGRGDITGAGVVGGFGTFATTGNVTVPTTKNTVGGSGTTALTVTLANEATGYMNNTSTTEPSGVFTPATSVQVVDAASNQVNNLNAPTATGGGTWDLTKPTITSATVSDASGSNGKVDRAVLVLNSAMRDANVTDSNGALGGLAGTFTTGTANDATTTFNLTSDAAQPVNTALGAHTQFNYTGATTFLIDLAGNLLDTVSDGAIADGDIVETDGAVPILVSATYRDLDSNGAVDTLRTTWSENVTMTGSTAVDWTIVGGSITAAFSAAANDAVAGTTLDVTVTADANETSSGVAPTIAYDNDDVNNSVVDGATNAAGTNAAATATDAAAPAVATAIFYDASPATNDGKLDRISVIWSENISAVADGSADWAISSAANFAALTETAVICNSGAAAVNECRYTFTTTTVKTNVGDLSLAYTAGTSVTDGTNTAASKTLTSASSPPFTDGANPVVASTSPADGATSVALDASFSITFSEAMTTTDITTTTLGRSPTFTLGSAVWSSGDTVVTYASHDAWAGLQIYTIDLVQGSINSAALLDSTLDNSAIVADPYTFTTVAASGGGGGGGGGLPASVTVTTPNGGETLTGGGTYNVTWSAPGVADTINLYYSLDSGINFPNTIATAQTNDGSYTWTVPNISSSTVKVKAVSGSLSDISDANLAITYTTPTVSIVNSTIAASPTSVVANGTSFSIITVTVKDAASVPLSGKVVTLASSRGTTDTVTTVTGTTGADGKATFNVYSSTAGTSTYTVTAQGTVLTSTVSVVFTAVGAPTTPGTGETPTSISVGDLIKSPLSTSVYYYGSDNKRHVFPNEKTYKSWYVDFSGIKSVTASQLQGIALGANVKVRPGTVLVKIDTDPKVYAVEPSGLLRWVPTEARALTLYGSAWASRIIDVPLIFWVDYSFGSDITTDAHPTGALIQYTGTTDKYYIQGAERRLISTAGFTANKFQLSNVLAAPTTISYTLGTPITAEDTALTRIY, encoded by the coding sequence TGAAAGCTCTGACGTGACTGACGGTAACGCTGCTGACGGCTTCCCGGCCATCACTTTGGTTGCCTCATCTGGCACTGCCACGATTGGCAACGCTGATTACGCCGCTGCCGCCACGACTACTTTAACTCTAACTATCGCTGCTTCCGCCACAGGCAACACAGCCATTACTGTTACTCCAACCTACGCCGTTGCCGGAGCCGGTCAAATTGACGATGTCGCCGCAGCCAACAATGAAATGGCTGATGCCGAAACCGTGGCTGGCGCTGACGGCGCGGCGCCGATTGTTACGGCCGTCGCACTTTCTCTCACCTCTAGCAACGTTATTACTTTCACTTATTCAGAGGTTATGACTGTAACGAACGGCGCTTCAACTGCCACTAAGGGCGATACTACTGTTGCTGGCACGGTAGCTGGCTTTGGTTCTTTTGCCACGGCTGGCAATGTGACTGTTGCCACCGTCAAAAATACTGTTGGCGGTAATGGTACAACTGTTCTTACAGTCACTTTGGCCAATGAAGCGGCCAGTTATTTAGCCGGAACTTCAACTACTGAACCGTCAGGCGTCTTTACGCCTGTGGGGAGTGCTGAAGTTAAGGACGCAGTGAATCTTCAAGTTAACACTGTCAATACGCCAACCACCACTGGCGGTGGATCTTGGGATTTGGCCAAGCCGACGATTACTTCAGTCACTGTTTCCGATGCAGCGAGCAATGATGGTAAAATTGATCGCGCGGTTTTGGTTTTGAACTCAGCCATGAGAGACGCGAACGTTACTGACTCTAACGGAGCTTTGGGCGGTTTGGCCGGTACTTTCACCACGGGCGCTCCTAATGACGCGACAACAACTTTCAACATCACTGATCCAAGCACTCAACCCGTTAATACTGCCTTAGGCGCACACACAAGTTTCCTCTACAGCGGCGCCACAACATTAATCACTGACTTGGTCGGTAACTTACTTGACACAACTGTTGACGGTCAAATTGCCGCCGCTGATATTGTTGAAACAGATGGCGCGCAGCCGATTGTTACGGCCGTCGCACTTTCTCTCACCTCAAATCGCGACGTTATTACTTTCACTTATTCAGAGGCTATGACCGTGACGAACGGCGCTTCAGCCACAGGAAGAGGTGATATTACTGGAGCGGGCGTAGTGGGCGGTTTTGGTACATTTGCTACAACTGGCAATGTGACCGTCCCCACCACTAAAAACACGGTTGGTGGCAGTGGCACAACTGCTCTTACGGTTACTTTGGCAAACGAGGCCACAGGTTATATGAACAACACTTCCACCACAGAACCCTCTGGCGTCTTTACGCCAGCGACGAGCGTCCAGGTGGTTGATGCGGCATCAAACCAAGTTAACAATCTTAACGCTCCAACCGCTACTGGCGGCGGTACTTGGGATTTAACAAAACCAACTATTACCTCAGCAACTGTCTCTGATGCCTCCGGCAGCAATGGCAAAGTTGATCGCGCGGTTTTGGTTTTGAACTCAGCCATGAGAGACGCGAACGTTACTGACTCTAACGGAGCTTTGGGCGGTTTGGCCGGTACTTTCACCACGGGCACTGCCAATGACGCAACAACAACTTTCAATTTAACCAGTGACGCGGCTCAGCCGGTTAATACCGCTTTGGGCGCGCACACTCAATTCAACTACACTGGCGCCACAACTTTCCTTATTGATCTTGCGGGAAATCTTTTGGATACAGTGAGTGATGGCGCGATTGCTGATGGTGATATTGTGGAGACCGACGGAGCGGTTCCGATTCTTGTTTCCGCTACTTATCGTGACCTTGACAGCAATGGCGCGGTTGATACTTTGCGCACCACTTGGTCGGAAAATGTGACAATGACTGGTAGTACTGCAGTTGACTGGACGATTGTTGGCGGTTCAATTACTGCCGCTTTCAGCGCGGCAGCCAATGATGCTGTTGCGGGTACAACTTTAGATGTTACAGTCACTGCTGATGCCAATGAGACATCAAGCGGGGTCGCTCCAACTATTGCTTACGATAATGATGATGTCAATAACAGCGTGGTTGATGGTGCGACGAACGCGGCTGGCACAAATGCCGCCGCAACCGCAACTGACGCGGCCGCTCCGGCCGTTGCTACTGCTATTTTTTACGATGCTTCGCCGGCAACTAACGATGGAAAACTTGATCGTATCTCCGTTATTTGGTCCGAGAATATTAGCGCCGTGGCCGATGGCAGCGCTGATTGGGCAATTTCTTCCGCGGCGAATTTTGCCGCTCTCACTGAAACCGCAGTTATTTGCAACAGTGGCGCCGCTGCGGTCAATGAATGCCGATACACCTTCACAACCACTACAGTTAAAACAAACGTGGGCGACTTAAGTCTTGCTTACACTGCCGGTACTTCTGTCACTGACGGCACAAACACGGCGGCGAGCAAAACCTTAACCTCTGCTTCATCTCCACCCTTCACTGATGGCGCAAATCCGGTCGTTGCTTCCACCTCTCCTGCTGACGGCGCGACAAGCGTTGCCTTGGACGCCAGCTTCTCTATCACTTTCTCGGAAGCCATGACTACGACTGATATCACAACAACTACTCTCGGCAGATCTCCTACTTTTACTCTCGGTTCAGCTGTTTGGTCTTCTGGCGATACGGTTGTCACTTACGCTTCGCATGATGCTTGGGCTGGTCTGCAAATCTATACAATTGATTTGGTCCAAGGATCAATCAATTCGGCGGCCCTATTAGACAGCACTCTTGATAATTCAGCCATAGTCGCCGATCCTTACACCTTTACTACTGTCGCGGCTTCTGGCGGCGGCGGTGGCGGCGGAGGAGGATTACCGGCTTCTGTCACGGTTACAACTCCAAATGGCGGAGAAACCCTGACTGGCGGCGGAACATACAACGTTACCTGGTCCGCTCCGGGCGTGGCTGACACAATTAATCTTTACTACTCACTCGATTCCGGCATTAACTTCCCGAACACTATTGCCACAGCGCAAACAAACGATGGCTCCTACACTTGGACCGTGCCGAACATTTCTTCGAGCACTGTCAAGGTAAAAGCCGTGAGCGGTTCGTTGAGTGATATTTCCGATGCCAACCTTGCTATTACTTATACGACTCCGACGGTTTCTATCGTGAATTCAACGATTGCGGCTTCTCCGACTTCGGTTGTGGCTAATGGCACAAGTTTCTCCATCATTACTGTTACCGTGAAAGACGCCGCGAGCGTTCCGCTCTCGGGTAAAGTTGTGACCCTGGCTTCAAGCCGCGGTACAACCGATACAGTGACGACTGTGACTGGCACGACCGGCGCGGATGGTAAAGCGACTTTCAATGTTTATTCAAGCACGGCCGGCACTTCCACATATACCGTGACGGCGCAGGGCACAGTTCTCACAAGCACGGTCTCTGTTGTCTTCACTGCGGTTGGTGCGCCGACTACTCCCGGCACAGGCGAAACCCCAACATCAATTTCAGTTGGTGACCTGATCAAGAGCCCGCTTTCCACGTCAGTTTATTACTATGGATCCGATAACAAGCGCCATGTCTTCCCAAATGAGAAGACATACAAATCATGGTACGTTGATTTCTCCGGCATCAAATCCGTCACCGCTTCACAACTTCAAGGTATTGCCTTGGGCGCGAACGTCAAAGTTCGTCCCGGCACGGTGCTCGTGAAAATTGATACAGATCCTAAAGTCTACGCCGTTGAACCGAGCGGACTCCTTCGATGGGTTCCGACCGAAGCGCGCGCGCTTACTCTCTACGGTTCTGCTTGGGCTTCAAGAATCATTGACGTCCCGCTTATCTTCTGGGTTGATTACTCTTTCGGAAGCGACATCACAACTGACGCTCACCCGACCGGTGCTCTGATTCAATATACTGGCACGACCGACAAATATTACATCCAGGGCGCGGAAAGACGCTTGATCTCCACCGCCGGCTTCACGGCCAACAAGTTCCAGCTGTCCAATGTTCTCGCGGCTCCGACCACCATCTCCTACACGTTGGGTACGCCGATCACTGCCGAGGACACAGCACTGACCAGGATTTATTAG